A genomic stretch from Spirochaetaceae bacterium includes:
- a CDS encoding NUDIX domain-containing protein, with protein MERFRLVPEVYLLLMDERGILLLRRYRTGWEDGNYGVVAGHVDGNEPVRAAMVREAREEAGIAIDPSALVLRHVMHRRSDRESVGFYFSCKAWSGEPVNREPHKCDDLRWFPTAALPANTVPYVRQAITSALAGQPYSEFGW; from the coding sequence ATGGAGCGGTTTCGCCTGGTGCCGGAAGTGTACCTGCTGCTCATGGACGAGCGCGGGATTCTGCTGCTGCGCCGCTACCGGACCGGCTGGGAGGATGGCAACTACGGCGTGGTGGCCGGTCACGTCGACGGCAACGAGCCGGTACGGGCGGCCATGGTGCGCGAGGCGCGCGAGGAGGCGGGCATCGCCATCGACCCCTCGGCACTGGTGTTACGCCATGTGATGCACCGCCGCTCCGACCGCGAGAGTGTCGGCTTCTATTTCTCATGCAAGGCGTGGTCCGGCGAGCCGGTCAACCGCGAGCCGCACAAGTGCGATGACCTGCGCTGGTTCCCGACCGCCGCCCTACCCGCCAACACGGTGCCCTACGTGCGCCAAGCCATCACCAGCGCTCTCGCCGGACAGCCCTACTCGGAGTTCGGCTGGTAG
- a CDS encoding histone deacetylase → MPDQPRPAVHWYSHPACLDHDPGPGHQERPQRLAAVTAAIEGGRLAARLRRCEPRPAPREALLRVHDAAYVDMIMALRGTSRRLDADTAVSPGSVDAALFAAGAALEASAAVLGGRARSAVCTVRPPGHHAERGRAMGFCLFNNVAVAAAGALAGALPPTLPGAAAGSAPDAALAAGAGAGAGRSRFAATGPAAGGAPGNSGVPQSASDGTPNRHAGPLSRPAAAATARVSAPLQRVLIFDPDVHHGNGTQHIFYTSAAVHYISIHQYPFYPGTGAARERGAGAGAGFTLNVPLPAGCGDDEYLAATERLVLPEIRTFAPQLVIFSAGFDAHRRDPLGMMRVTTAGFVAMYRLLLDELDRNRTPHLFVLEGGYSLPALADGVTAVLTELAGRYPAGPPNSTDRNGA, encoded by the coding sequence ATGCCGGATCAGCCGCGCCCCGCCGTGCACTGGTACTCGCATCCCGCCTGCCTGGACCACGACCCGGGACCGGGCCACCAGGAACGCCCACAGCGGCTGGCCGCCGTCACCGCCGCGATAGAGGGCGGCCGCTTGGCCGCCCGGTTGCGCCGATGCGAGCCGCGGCCGGCCCCTCGGGAGGCGCTGCTGCGCGTCCACGACGCCGCCTACGTGGACATGATCATGGCGCTACGCGGTACCAGCCGCCGCCTGGACGCGGACACCGCCGTCTCGCCCGGAAGCGTCGACGCAGCGCTGTTCGCCGCCGGCGCCGCACTGGAGGCCTCCGCCGCCGTGCTCGGTGGCCGCGCCCGCAGCGCGGTGTGCACGGTACGCCCGCCCGGCCACCACGCGGAACGCGGCCGCGCAATGGGATTCTGCCTGTTCAACAACGTGGCGGTCGCCGCCGCGGGCGCGCTCGCCGGCGCCCTGCCGCCGACTCTCCCCGGCGCCGCGGCCGGGTCAGCGCCCGACGCGGCTCTCGCCGCCGGCGCCGGGGCCGGTGCAGGCCGCTCACGGTTCGCCGCCACCGGGCCCGCGGCCGGCGGGGCGCCCGGCAACAGCGGCGTACCGCAATCCGCGTCCGATGGAACGCCCAACCGCCACGCCGGCCCGCTCTCCCGGCCCGCGGCGGCCGCGACCGCTCGGGTTTCGGCTCCGCTGCAGCGGGTGCTGATCTTCGATCCCGACGTCCACCACGGCAATGGCACGCAGCACATCTTCTACACCTCGGCCGCGGTGCACTACATCTCGATTCACCAGTATCCGTTCTATCCAGGAACCGGGGCGGCGCGCGAACGCGGCGCCGGGGCGGGGGCCGGCTTCACCCTGAACGTGCCGTTACCCGCCGGCTGCGGGGACGACGAGTACCTGGCCGCGACCGAACGCCTCGTCCTGCCGGAGATACGGACGTTCGCCCCGCAACTGGTCATCTTCTCGGCCGGCTTCGACGCCCACCGTCGCGATCCGCTCGGCATGATGCGCGTCACCACCGCCGGCTTCGTCGCCATGTACCGGCTGCTGCTCGACGAGCTGGACCGGAACCGGACCCCGCACCTGTTCGTGCTCGAAGGCGGCTACAGCCTGCCCGCGCTCGCCGACGGCGTGACCGCCGTGCTCACCGAGCTGGCCGGCCGCTATCCTGCCGGTCCACCGAACTCCACCGACCGAAACGGAGCTTGA